A DNA window from Chitinibacter fontanus contains the following coding sequences:
- the cyaY gene encoding iron donor protein CyaY, translating to MTESEFLTASDAIFAQIEHALDEVDFDVDPLRAGNVLEIEFEDGSKVIVNRHTPNQELWIAAKSGGYHYRQQDGVWRNTRGEGEFFADLAAAISAHAGQGFEFAD from the coding sequence ATGACGGAATCTGAATTCTTAACCGCGAGTGACGCAATTTTCGCGCAGATTGAACACGCGCTCGATGAGGTTGACTTTGATGTTGATCCATTGCGTGCGGGCAATGTGTTGGAAATTGAATTTGAAGATGGCAGTAAAGTCATTGTGAATCGACATACGCCGAATCAGGAATTATGGATTGCGGCTAAATCGGGCGGCTATCATTATCGCCAGCAAGATGGGGTATGGCGCAATACTCGGGGTGAAGGTGAGTTTTTTGCCGATTTGGCGGCCGCCATTAGTGCGCATGCGGGCCAAGGTTTTGAGTTTGCTGATTAG
- a CDS encoding Crp/Fnr family transcriptional regulator, with protein sequence MGAEAVLAKVELFASLPHEDLLQLETVATRRHFAKGMLIFNEGEPVDHLLVLLEGRMRIFHNNDAGREFVYGVADAGVCFGELALFADEVRTVSAEAEEDCVFMALSRANFLQLLSQHPQLKDHMLITATNLIRHLTKTVSDLALKDVYGRIRKVFEALAVPTEEGGLIEDQLTQQDLADRVGASREMIAKVMKELVAGGYVQTGRRRILILKKLPEHF encoded by the coding sequence ATGGGCGCAGAAGCCGTTTTAGCAAAAGTTGAATTATTTGCCAGTTTGCCGCATGAAGATTTGCTGCAACTGGAAACCGTTGCAACGCGTCGGCATTTTGCCAAAGGCATGCTGATTTTTAACGAAGGCGAGCCAGTTGATCATCTACTGGTATTGCTGGAAGGGCGCATGCGGATTTTTCACAATAATGACGCGGGCCGTGAGTTTGTCTATGGCGTTGCAGATGCCGGAGTTTGTTTTGGTGAGCTGGCGCTGTTTGCCGATGAAGTACGTACAGTGAGTGCGGAAGCGGAAGAAGACTGTGTTTTTATGGCCTTGTCACGGGCTAACTTTCTGCAACTGCTATCGCAGCACCCGCAGTTGAAAGACCATATGTTGATTACTGCGACTAATTTGATTCGCCATCTAACCAAAACTGTTAGTGATTTGGCGCTGAAAGATGTTTATGGCCGAATTCGCAAAGTGTTTGAAGCTTTGGCGGTTCCTACCGAAGAAGGTGGCTTGATCGAAGATCAGCTCACGCAGCAGGATTTGGCGGATCGGGTGGGCGCATCGCGCGAAATGATTGCCAAAGTGATGAAAGAACTGGTGGCTGGTGGTTATGTTCAGACTGGCCGCCGACGTATTTTGATTTTGAAAAAGCTCCCCGAACATTTTTAA
- the lptM gene encoding LPS translocon maturation chaperone LptM: protein MRALTAFICLASLLTACGFKGPLYLPKPTAPAQVKASAASSSANQ from the coding sequence ATGCGTGCGCTAACTGCATTTATCTGCCTTGCTTCACTACTGACGGCCTGTGGCTTCAAAGGCCCACTGTACTTGCCTAAACCCACTGCACCAGCTCAGGTCAAAGCCTCAGCGGCCAGCAGCAGCGCGAACCAATAA
- a CDS encoding Crp/Fnr family transcriptional regulator, whose translation MLEMLKAIPLLQGFPDDQLEYILNTGLKRNMPKGTFLFREGDPAESMYVLIEGRARCFASDNQGKEFVFMVVEPGDAIGEISLIDHEPRGWSCQCEEDSSFLMFTKQEFREAMEREPHVKDLVVQNLAAMVRHLSTTMKNLALLDVYGRVRALFESMLIVEDGVEMVSQPLTQQAIADRVGSSREMIARILKELVFGGYIRLENKRIIIVQKLPERF comes from the coding sequence ATGTTGGAAATGCTAAAAGCTATTCCCTTGTTGCAGGGTTTCCCAGATGACCAGCTGGAATATATTCTGAATACGGGCCTGAAGCGTAATATGCCTAAAGGCACGTTTTTATTCCGTGAGGGTGATCCCGCGGAGTCAATGTATGTGCTGATCGAAGGTCGTGCACGCTGTTTTGCTAGCGATAATCAAGGCAAAGAGTTTGTGTTTATGGTGGTTGAGCCCGGTGATGCGATTGGCGAGATTTCATTGATCGACCATGAGCCACGCGGCTGGTCATGTCAGTGTGAAGAAGATTCCAGTTTCCTGATGTTTACTAAGCAAGAGTTCCGTGAAGCAATGGAGCGCGAGCCGCACGTTAAAGATTTGGTCGTGCAAAACTTGGCCGCAATGGTGCGTCACTTATCGACCACGATGAAAAACTTGGCGCTGCTTGATGTGTATGGCCGCGTACGTGCGCTGTTTGAGTCAATGCTGATTGTTGAAGATGGCGTCGAAATGGTTAGCCAGCCTTTGACTCAGCAAGCGATTGCTGATCGTGTGGGCTCATCGCGCGAAATGATCGCACGCATTTTGAAAGAGCTGGTGTTCGGTGGTTATATTCGCCTTGAAAATAAGCGCATCATCATCGTGCAAAAACTGCCTGAACGCTTCTGA